In a genomic window of Nitrosarchaeum sp.:
- a CDS encoding ChuX/HutX family heme-like substrate-binding protein has protein sequence MLFNVLSDLVKIDNILLIIKNTGAVSEIRSNSLSIKQKEKWITIGDNDGPAHMHINTELIQNAEFIEEQKPERTSFSVQFFDKDRNRILGAFFTKMYDQSMNLDTERKKTYDNLRQKYGLNIKF, from the coding sequence TTGCTTTTTAATGTATTATCTGATCTAGTGAAAATTGACAATATTTTACTAATTATTAAAAATACAGGAGCGGTTTCTGAAATTAGAAGTAATTCTTTGAGTATTAAACAAAAAGAGAAATGGATTACAATTGGCGATAACGACGGTCCTGCTCATATGCACATTAACACAGAATTGATTCAAAATGCTGAGTTTATTGAGGAACAAAAGCCAGAACGTACTAGTTTCAGTGTGCAATTTTTTGATAAAGATAGAAATCGTATCTTGGGTGCATTTTTTACAAAAATGTATGATCAAAGTATGAATCTTGATACTGAAAGAAAAAAAACTTATGATAATTTGCGTCAAAAATATGGTTTGAATATTAAATTTTAA
- a CDS encoding 2-hydroxyacid dehydrogenase, protein MQKKRVFLTRTLHNFALNELKKKYQIEIHSGEIPIPKSKLLRKIENVDGLICFPYDKIDKGVIDATKNLKVISTFSVGYDHIDTQYAIKKKIRVGYTPEVLTDTTADLAFSLILDILRRVSEGDRTIREGKWRQIYGAYDYVGIDLQRKTLGILGLGRIGSTLAKRAKAFNMRIIYHNRKPISKNKEKSLGVKYVTLGKLITQSDIISIHVPHTKETDQLFDMKVFRKMKKTAYLVNTARGKIVNEKDLVIALQKKIIAGAALDVYEIEPIGKKHPLTKIQNIVLAPHIGSSTKETRAKMAEITIKNLELGINGKKPIYSVGY, encoded by the coding sequence TTGCAAAAAAAGCGAGTTTTTCTCACCAGAACATTACATAATTTTGCATTAAATGAATTAAAAAAGAAATATCAAATAGAGATTCATTCAGGAGAAATCCCAATTCCAAAATCCAAACTTTTAAGAAAAATTGAAAATGTTGATGGGCTGATTTGCTTTCCATATGATAAGATTGACAAAGGAGTAATAGATGCTACAAAAAATCTCAAAGTAATTAGTACATTCAGTGTAGGTTATGATCATATAGATACTCAGTACGCTATAAAAAAGAAAATTCGTGTAGGATATACTCCAGAAGTTCTTACAGATACAACTGCCGATTTGGCATTTTCATTAATACTAGATATTTTACGTCGAGTTTCAGAAGGAGACAGAACAATCAGAGAAGGAAAATGGAGACAGATTTATGGTGCATATGACTATGTGGGGATTGATCTTCAAAGAAAAACACTTGGAATTCTAGGATTAGGTAGAATAGGAAGTACTCTTGCAAAGCGAGCAAAAGCATTCAATATGAGAATAATTTATCATAATAGAAAACCCATATCGAAAAATAAAGAAAAATCACTTGGAGTAAAATATGTCACACTAGGCAAACTGATTACACAGAGTGACATAATTTCAATCCATGTCCCGCACACTAAAGAAACAGATCAGCTATTTGACATGAAAGTATTTAGAAAAATGAAAAAAACTGCATACTTGGTCAACACCGCACGCGGAAAAATAGTTAATGAAAAAGATCTTGTAATAGCACTACAGAAAAAGATCATTGCAGGTGCTGCTTTGGATGTCTATGAGATCGAGCCTATTGGGAAAAAGCATCCATTGACAAAGATACAAAATATTGTACTAGCACCACACATAGGAAGTTCGACCAAAGAAACTAGGGCAAAGATGGCAGAGATCACCATAAAGAATTTAGAACTTGGCATCAATGGAAAAAAACCCATTTACTCGGTGGGTTATTGA
- a CDS encoding 2-oxoacid:ferredoxin oxidoreductase subunit alpha, with the protein MSSVDFTWLIGGPQGSGVDSGANVFSKVCAEMGYHIFGKREFYSNIKGEHSYFAVRVSDHEIRSNVNDVTLMASFDAETIFRHFDEVASGGGIIYDSDLDKITTDEVHTLDNYFKERLHQELESKNKPFTIAGVLEIAKEKGVHLYPVSFREILTNLAEKTENPKLRGLIRMFNVIAVSLSLGLIKMPLDPLLLSIDSIFSKKPQIAEINKQAANFSYDYAKSNFGAFPYSLTGTEKQPDTILVQGHFGTSIGKMVSGCRFQSYYPITPASDESVYLESNELLEIQNDRPGSTIVIQTEDEISAMGMMIGAALTGTRSSTSTSGPGFALMTEALGWAGINEVPVVITLYQRSGPSTGLPTRHGQDDLLFAVNAGHGDFPKIVYASGDIEESFYDTGRCFNYADVYQIPVIHMMDKFLSSSVVTCKRFDPKKISIDRGLLLDKIDGEYRRFAFTEDGISPRSKLGLDNGVFWNTGDESDEFGHITEDPQLRIKMMDKRMSRLDLVLQRVPQEEQVVSFGIHDITIVSWGSTKGPILDAISMLKKEGTDIGFIQIKLIHPFPAEYVKSLLKDVKIIIDIEANHSGQLGKILKQNVTREIDYFILKYTGRGMTSTEIYDSIKKIVGNKANKREVLSHGA; encoded by the coding sequence ATGAGTTCTGTTGATTTTACTTGGTTAATTGGTGGTCCTCAGGGAAGCGGAGTGGACTCTGGAGCAAATGTTTTTTCCAAAGTTTGTGCCGAGATGGGTTATCATATTTTTGGTAAGAGGGAATTTTACTCTAATATCAAAGGTGAGCACAGTTATTTTGCAGTTAGAGTCTCTGATCATGAAATTCGTTCAAATGTAAATGACGTTACACTGATGGCATCATTTGATGCTGAAACAATTTTCAGACATTTTGATGAGGTTGCAAGTGGAGGTGGAATCATCTATGATTCTGATCTCGATAAAATAACTACTGATGAAGTACATACACTTGATAATTATTTTAAAGAAAGATTACATCAAGAACTTGAATCAAAAAACAAACCATTTACAATTGCAGGTGTTCTTGAGATTGCAAAGGAGAAAGGTGTTCATCTATACCCTGTATCTTTTAGGGAAATATTGACAAATCTTGCTGAAAAAACAGAGAATCCTAAACTTCGTGGATTAATTCGAATGTTTAACGTCATTGCAGTTTCATTATCTCTGGGATTAATCAAAATGCCCCTTGATCCCCTGCTTTTATCAATTGACTCTATATTTTCAAAAAAACCTCAGATAGCAGAGATTAACAAACAGGCAGCAAATTTCTCATATGATTATGCCAAGTCAAACTTTGGTGCTTTTCCATATTCTTTAACAGGAACTGAAAAACAACCTGACACAATTCTTGTTCAAGGCCACTTTGGAACCTCGATTGGAAAAATGGTGAGCGGATGCAGATTTCAATCATACTATCCTATCACCCCAGCTTCAGATGAAAGCGTATATCTTGAATCAAACGAACTTTTAGAAATCCAAAATGATAGACCTGGTTCAACTATTGTAATTCAAACTGAAGATGAGATATCTGCAATGGGTATGATGATTGGTGCAGCACTTACTGGTACACGTTCTTCTACATCTACTTCAGGTCCTGGGTTTGCATTGATGACTGAAGCATTAGGTTGGGCAGGAATCAATGAAGTTCCAGTTGTTATTACTTTGTATCAAAGAAGTGGTCCGTCAACAGGTCTTCCTACACGACATGGCCAAGATGATTTATTATTTGCAGTTAATGCAGGACATGGCGATTTTCCAAAAATTGTCTATGCATCTGGAGATATTGAAGAGAGCTTTTATGATACAGGTCGATGTTTCAATTATGCCGATGTGTATCAAATCCCTGTTATTCATATGATGGACAAGTTTCTATCTAGTTCAGTTGTCACATGCAAAAGATTTGATCCAAAGAAAATTTCCATTGATAGGGGTTTATTGTTAGATAAAATAGATGGCGAGTATAGACGATTTGCATTTACTGAAGATGGGATATCGCCACGCTCTAAATTGGGTCTAGATAATGGCGTTTTTTGGAATACTGGAGACGAATCTGATGAGTTTGGTCATATTACAGAAGATCCTCAACTTAGAATCAAAATGATGGATAAAAGAATGTCTAGATTGGACCTTGTGTTACAGCGAGTTCCACAGGAAGAACAAGTTGTCTCATTTGGAATACATGACATTACGATAGTCTCTTGGGGTTCTACCAAAGGTCCTATCTTGGATGCCATTTCTATGCTTAAAAAAGAAGGAACCGATATTGGATTTATTCAAATTAAGCTAATTCATCCTTTCCCAGCTGAATATGTCAAGTCACTTTTAAAAGATGTAAAAATCATCATTGACATTGAGGCAAATCACTCGGGACAGTTAGGTAAGATCCTAAAGCAAAATGTAACAAGAGAAATTGATTATTTTATTTTAAAGTATACTGGAAGAGGAATGACCAGCACTGAAATTTATGATTCGATAAAAAAGATAGTTGGAAATAAGGCAAACAAAAGAGAGGTACTGAGTCATGGCGCTTAA
- a CDS encoding 2-oxoacid:ferredoxin oxidoreductase subunit beta: protein MALKLADYKTDVHNDWCPGCGDFGIVNALQMALAEMGIERDKATIFSGIGCSGKTSHFINTYGVHTLHGRVLTFAQGGKLANPEMTVVAVGGDGDGLGIGAGHFVAAGRRNVDMTYIIFDNGVYGLTKGQASPTLKLGEKTKSLPSPNTNYNVNPIGLAVASGFTFVARGYSYDVRHLKDLIIKAVHHKGLSFLDVLQPCPTYNDINTRDWYAGVDLAEESMERHARIYKLEDTHFDYSVHYDDETEVNEKISQAMIKSLEWGNKIPIGIFYQNEIISEYSTRLTDKIPNYLENPPSKQKISENGLPTTDVSSILDSLRV from the coding sequence ATGGCGCTTAAACTAGCAGATTACAAAACTGATGTACATAATGATTGGTGTCCTGGATGTGGGGATTTTGGAATTGTTAATGCATTACAAATGGCATTGGCAGAAATGGGAATAGAACGTGACAAGGCAACAATTTTTTCTGGAATTGGTTGTTCTGGAAAGACATCTCATTTTATCAACACTTATGGCGTTCATACATTACACGGAAGAGTTTTGACTTTTGCTCAGGGAGGAAAACTTGCAAATCCTGAGATGACCGTGGTTGCAGTTGGTGGTGATGGAGATGGATTAGGAATTGGTGCTGGTCATTTTGTTGCAGCTGGCAGACGAAATGTTGACATGACTTACATAATATTTGATAACGGAGTTTATGGATTAACTAAAGGACAAGCATCACCAACATTGAAGCTTGGTGAGAAAACAAAATCACTTCCTTCACCAAATACTAATTATAATGTAAATCCAATTGGGTTGGCAGTAGCTAGTGGTTTTACTTTTGTAGCCCGTGGTTATTCATATGATGTTAGGCATCTAAAAGATTTAATCATAAAGGCAGTTCATCATAAGGGACTCTCATTTCTTGATGTATTGCAACCCTGCCCAACTTACAATGATATCAATACAAGAGACTGGTACGCAGGAGTTGATTTGGCAGAAGAATCAATGGAGAGACACGCTAGAATATACAAGCTTGAAGATACTCATTTTGACTATAGTGTACATTATGATGATGAAACCGAAGTTAATGAAAAAATATCTCAAGCAATGATCAAATCACTAGAATGGGGAAATAAAATCCCGATTGGAATATTTTACCAAAATGAAATCATTTCTGAATATTCTACCCGACTGACTGATAAAATCCCAAATTACCTTGAAAACCCCCCATCAAAACAAAAGATATCAGAAAACGGTTTACCTACCACTGATGTTTCATCCATCCTTGATTCCCTCAGAGTTTAG
- a CDS encoding coenzyme F420-0:L-glutamate ligase: protein MSLTVSPLVSERKEEEFDVFETLLETLEKNDEKLQDGDVIVISTKFISNSQGRLVDLNTVKASKEGIEVSKRFQMKAEIAEIILRESDKIFGGISGFVITSADNIMAPNAGIDKSNAKKGKIILYPNNPYIISEQIRRKIFLKFLIHVGIILVDSRLMPSRIGTSGVAIACAGIEPVLDMRAEKDLDGNPLKVTFQAVVDNLATIANHKMGEAAESKPFAIVRNSGAKLTDRKISPTEMAISPDQCVYVRGLTNPTNR, encoded by the coding sequence GTGTCTCTAACTGTATCGCCCTTGGTTTCAGAAAGAAAAGAAGAAGAATTTGATGTCTTTGAGACATTATTAGAAACATTAGAAAAAAATGATGAAAAACTACAAGATGGAGATGTCATAGTAATATCCACTAAATTCATCTCCAATTCTCAAGGAAGGCTAGTTGATCTTAACACGGTAAAAGCATCAAAAGAAGGAATTGAAGTATCCAAGAGATTTCAAATGAAAGCAGAAATTGCAGAGATAATTTTAAGAGAATCAGATAAAATTTTTGGCGGAATTTCAGGATTTGTCATTACGTCAGCAGATAACATAATGGCTCCAAATGCAGGAATTGATAAATCAAATGCTAAAAAAGGAAAAATAATTCTATATCCAAATAATCCCTACATCATATCTGAACAAATTAGAAGAAAGATTTTTTTAAAATTTTTAATCCATGTTGGAATTATTCTAGTGGATAGTAGATTAATGCCATCTCGTATTGGGACATCTGGGGTAGCAATAGCATGTGCAGGTATTGAACCAGTATTAGACATGAGAGCAGAAAAAGACCTCGATGGAAATCCACTGAAGGTGACATTCCAAGCAGTTGTAGATAATCTTGCAACAATTGCAAATCACAAGATGGGTGAAGCCGCAGAATCAAAACCATTTGCGATTGTTAGAAACTCTGGAGCTAAACTCACAGATAGAAAAATTAGCCCTACTGAGATGGCCATATCTCCAGATCAATGCGTATACGTTAGAGGTTTAACAAATCCAACGAATCGCTAG
- a CDS encoding 3-isopropylmalate dehydratase large subunit, producing the protein MNITEKILARASGRQRVAPDDVIFANVDKVMVHDVSGPGVIKVFDKLKKQGINVDKLWDPTKVWVAEDHFVPSADKMSAENVVKLSNFTKNYGIEKHFKYGMGQYGICHTLSHEEALVLPGEVYVGGDSHTNTTGALGSFACGLGHTDVAYVLLNGKIWFKVPQTLYFKLNGKLPDHVMAKDFILKIIGDISTEGGAYKTMQFGGSGISEMSVESRLTMCNMTTEAGAKNGIVEPDQKVVDYLASRGAKNITLVHGDADAEYEKIYEYEGSEMEPLVAKPFSPENIAIVREAPSVELDKSYIGSCTGAKYEDLEAAAKILKGRTVKIRTEILPASISIYKRAMENGLLKIFLDAGVTVGPPTCGACCGAHMGVLAKDEICISTTNRNFPGRMGHVDSQTYLSSPLVAAASAVTGKITDPRDLK; encoded by the coding sequence ATGAATATTACCGAGAAGATACTTGCTCGTGCTTCTGGCAGACAACGGGTTGCTCCAGATGATGTAATATTTGCAAATGTGGATAAAGTAATGGTCCATGATGTATCTGGACCTGGCGTGATCAAAGTATTTGATAAATTAAAAAAACAAGGAATTAACGTTGACAAATTATGGGATCCAACAAAAGTTTGGGTAGCTGAAGATCACTTTGTTCCTTCAGCAGATAAAATGTCTGCTGAAAATGTAGTTAAACTATCTAACTTTACAAAAAACTATGGAATTGAAAAACACTTCAAGTATGGTATGGGTCAATACGGAATTTGTCACACCCTTTCTCATGAAGAGGCACTAGTATTACCTGGTGAGGTGTATGTTGGAGGCGATTCTCATACAAATACTACCGGTGCCCTTGGTTCTTTTGCATGTGGATTGGGACATACTGATGTGGCATACGTATTGCTAAATGGAAAGATTTGGTTTAAGGTTCCTCAAACATTATACTTTAAGCTAAATGGAAAACTCCCCGATCATGTAATGGCCAAAGATTTTATCTTAAAAATTATTGGTGATATTTCCACTGAAGGCGGTGCATACAAAACAATGCAATTTGGTGGAAGTGGAATTAGTGAAATGTCCGTAGAAAGCAGATTGACAATGTGTAATATGACAACTGAGGCTGGAGCTAAAAATGGAATTGTTGAACCAGATCAAAAAGTGGTTGATTATCTTGCAAGCAGAGGCGCTAAGAACATTACACTAGTTCATGGTGATGCTGATGCTGAATATGAAAAGATATACGAATACGAAGGTTCTGAAATGGAACCCCTTGTTGCAAAACCATTTTCTCCAGAAAATATTGCAATCGTAAGAGAAGCTCCATCTGTTGAATTGGATAAATCATACATTGGCTCTTGCACTGGTGCAAAATATGAAGATTTAGAAGCTGCTGCTAAAATTCTCAAAGGGAGAACAGTTAAGATTAGAACTGAAATCTTGCCTGCTTCTATCTCTATTTACAAACGTGCAATGGAAAATGGGTTACTCAAAATATTCTTAGATGCAGGTGTTACAGTAGGACCACCTACATGTGGAGCATGTTGCGGTGCACATATGGGAGTTTTGGCAAAAGATGAAATTTGTATCAGTACTACAAACAGAAATTTCCCAGGAAGAATGGGCCATGTTGATTCTCAAACATATCTTTCATCTCCTCTCGTGGCAGCAGCATCTGCTGTAACTGGAAAGATTACTGATCCGAGGGATTTGAAATGA
- a CDS encoding LeuD/DmdB family oxidoreductase small subunit has protein sequence MKGNVIKYARDNIDTDVIIPGQYLKVHDYAELAKHAMEGLDPDFHSKVKEGDFILSGRNFGCGSSREHAPIALAHSGIKAVLALSFARIFYRNAVDGAFLLPIEIDHDAYSDIAEGDQIDIDLKSNQINNLTKNKTYKMKPFSDIIGKIIEAGGLFKYKPD, from the coding sequence ATGAAAGGTAACGTCATAAAATATGCAAGAGACAATATAGATACCGATGTAATAATTCCTGGGCAGTATCTCAAAGTACATGATTATGCCGAGCTTGCAAAACATGCTATGGAGGGACTTGATCCTGATTTTCATTCCAAAGTAAAAGAAGGCGATTTTATTCTATCTGGAAGAAATTTTGGGTGCGGGTCATCACGTGAACATGCCCCAATTGCACTTGCTCATTCTGGAATAAAGGCAGTACTCGCTTTATCCTTTGCACGAATATTTTATCGAAATGCAGTTGATGGCGCATTTTTACTTCCTATAGAAATTGATCATGATGCATACTCTGATATCGCTGAAGGTGATCAGATTGACATTGATTTAAAATCAAATCAAATCAATAATCTCACAAAAAATAAGACATACAAAATGAAACCCTTCTCTGACATTATTGGAAAAATAATAGAAGCTGGCGGTTTATTCAAATACAAACCAGATTAG
- the leuC gene encoding 3-isopropylmalate dehydratase large subunit: MGKTLFEKIWDAHVVVEKENSPSLIYIDRHLVHEVTSPQAFDGLRMNNRKVRRPDLTIATMDHNVPTNNRGLPILDQISSVQIQTLEKNCKDFGIKLFDINSPNQGIVHVIGPQLGITLPGTTIVCGDSHTSTHGAFGALAFGIGTSEVEHVLASQTLWLEKPKPFEIKVEGKRKNSHAVTAKDIILSIIKNIGTSGGNGTVIEYRGEGISDLSMEQRMTICNMSIEAGARAGLIAPDEKTFEYLRGRQYTPKNYEFLVDYWRENLKTDSNAKFEKNYTLHIDDIAPQVSWGTNPGMTIDVTESVPSPEDFAKGDQNQKKGAEKALEYMNLKSGTLMTEIKIDRVFIGSCTNARLEDLIEASKVVKGRKVSPTVKAMVVPGSQMVKKQAEDLGLDKIFIDANFEWRDSGCSMCLGMNPDILSPGERCASTSNRNFEGRQGTGGRTHLVSPVMAAAAAIFGHFVDVREMDLN, translated from the coding sequence ATGGGAAAAACACTTTTTGAAAAAATCTGGGATGCGCATGTTGTTGTAGAAAAAGAAAACAGTCCATCGCTAATCTATATTGATAGGCATCTTGTTCATGAAGTTACATCTCCTCAAGCTTTTGATGGACTTCGTATGAATAATAGAAAAGTGAGAAGACCAGATCTTACGATTGCAACAATGGATCACAATGTTCCTACAAATAATAGGGGGCTTCCAATTTTAGATCAAATATCTTCTGTCCAAATACAAACTTTAGAAAAAAATTGTAAGGATTTTGGGATTAAACTATTTGATATTAACAGTCCTAATCAGGGAATTGTTCATGTTATTGGACCTCAATTAGGAATTACTCTGCCTGGAACAACTATTGTCTGCGGCGATAGTCATACATCCACTCATGGTGCATTTGGTGCATTAGCATTTGGGATTGGAACTAGCGAAGTTGAGCATGTTTTGGCATCTCAAACTCTTTGGCTAGAAAAGCCAAAACCATTTGAAATTAAAGTAGAAGGAAAACGAAAAAACTCTCACGCTGTTACTGCTAAAGACATCATACTATCAATTATCAAAAATATTGGAACTTCTGGTGGGAATGGAACCGTGATAGAGTATCGTGGTGAAGGCATTTCAGATCTTTCTATGGAGCAACGAATGACAATTTGCAATATGTCAATAGAAGCTGGAGCCCGTGCAGGTTTGATTGCCCCTGATGAAAAGACCTTCGAATATCTTAGAGGCAGACAATACACTCCAAAAAACTATGAATTTCTAGTTGATTATTGGAGAGAAAATCTAAAAACTGACAGTAATGCAAAATTTGAAAAAAATTATACTTTACACATTGATGATATAGCACCTCAAGTAAGCTGGGGTACAAACCCTGGAATGACAATTGATGTAACTGAATCAGTTCCGTCTCCAGAAGATTTTGCTAAAGGTGATCAAAATCAAAAGAAAGGTGCAGAAAAAGCACTTGAATACATGAATCTGAAATCGGGAACTCTTATGACTGAAATTAAAATTGATAGAGTGTTTATTGGTTCATGTACAAATGCCAGACTAGAAGATCTAATTGAAGCATCTAAAGTTGTTAAAGGAAGAAAAGTATCTCCTACTGTCAAAGCCATGGTTGTTCCTGGTTCTCAGATGGTAAAAAAACAAGCAGAAGATCTAGGTCTTGATAAAATTTTCATTGACGCAAATTTTGAATGGAGAGATTCTGGATGCAGCATGTGTCTGGGAATGAATCCAGACATCTTGTCACCAGGTGAGAGATGTGCAAGTACTTCAAATAGAAACTTTGAAGGCAGACAAGGAACTGGTGGCAGAACTCATTTGGTAAGCCCTGTTATGGCAGCTGCCGCTGCAATATTTGGACACTTTGTAGATGTAAGAGAAATGGATTTGAATTGA
- the leuD gene encoding 3-isopropylmalate dehydratase small subunit, producing the protein MQSFKKIKTIITPLDKVNVDTDQIVPKQFLKLVQKSGFGKFLFYNWRYDEQEQLRSDFVLNETKYKNSKILVAGDNFGCGSSREHAVWALLDYGFSVVIAPSFADIFYSNCFKNGLLPIVLDEKTIEKLQQETGDVEVDLENQTIKTNSKTIPFDIDSHKKKILLEGLDDIAQTLFYEKKITEFENQSKIPSVL; encoded by the coding sequence ATGCAATCTTTTAAAAAAATTAAAACTATTATCACTCCATTAGATAAGGTAAATGTAGATACTGATCAAATTGTACCAAAACAATTTCTAAAACTAGTCCAAAAATCTGGATTTGGAAAATTTCTTTTTTATAATTGGAGATATGATGAACAAGAGCAACTAAGATCTGATTTTGTATTAAATGAGACTAAATACAAAAATTCCAAAATTCTTGTTGCCGGAGATAATTTTGGATGCGGCTCTAGTAGAGAACACGCAGTTTGGGCATTACTAGATTATGGGTTCTCGGTAGTTATTGCCCCATCATTTGCTGATATCTTTTATAGCAATTGTTTCAAAAATGGACTTTTGCCCATTGTTTTGGATGAAAAAACAATTGAAAAACTGCAACAAGAAACCGGAGATGTAGAAGTAGATCTGGAAAATCAAACAATCAAAACAAATTCCAAAACAATTCCATTTGATATTGATTCACACAAGAAAAAAATTCTTTTAGAAGGTCTGGATGATATTGCTCAAACTTTATTTTATGAGAAAAAAATTACCGAATTTGAAAATCAGTCTAAAATCCCATCTGTCTTATGA
- a CDS encoding nucleotidyltransferase family protein, which produces MKAIILAGGKGTRGKPYTEYFPKAMTPIMGKPLIDYIAKYLSSFDFIKEIIIISDYQGLGGQIKNYYSHAIKGKKITFVQDSQSGTGGDLLHIENNIKGEEEFVLWFVDNLCAIDLVKMRKVFKEKKSIACIATRTKRKEETGFAVVEDGLIKEFKEKPTMKLQLSECLGVYILGKDIIKRIKTKKQKEINLSFDILQQLSKEGKISAYDIEDREWIDAESPMVLERNETMVKKIIRQMGF; this is translated from the coding sequence GTGAAGGCTATAATTTTAGCTGGTGGCAAAGGAACAAGAGGCAAGCCATATACAGAATATTTTCCAAAAGCGATGACACCGATTATGGGTAAACCATTAATTGATTACATTGCAAAATATCTGAGTTCATTTGATTTCATAAAAGAGATCATCATAATTTCAGACTATCAAGGATTGGGCGGTCAAATTAAAAATTATTACAGCCATGCAATCAAAGGAAAAAAAATCACATTTGTACAAGACTCACAAAGTGGAACGGGGGGAGATCTATTACACATTGAGAACAATATCAAAGGAGAAGAGGAGTTTGTTTTGTGGTTTGTAGACAATCTATGTGCCATAGATTTGGTCAAGATGAGAAAGGTATTCAAAGAAAAAAAGAGCATAGCATGTATTGCAACAAGAACAAAAAGAAAAGAAGAGACAGGATTTGCAGTTGTAGAAGACGGACTAATTAAAGAATTTAAAGAAAAACCAACTATGAAACTACAGTTATCTGAATGTCTAGGGGTTTACATTTTAGGAAAAGACATTATTAAAAGAATTAAAACAAAAAAACAAAAAGAGATCAATCTTTCATTTGATATTTTACAACAATTATCTAAAGAAGGAAAAATTAGCGCCTATGACATAGAAGATAGAGAATGGATAGATGCAGAATCTCCGATGGTTTTAGAAAGAAATGAGACAATGGTAAAAAAAATCATAAGACAGATGGGATTTTAG
- the rpsI gene encoding 30S ribosomal protein S9, with translation MTTPKTEIYFATRKTSSAHVYITKGRGKIRINNIPIEMIPQETAREVMLAPLEITGDLRDKIDISVRVRGGGFMGQASATATGISRALTGWTKSKKDPKDHPFPKSTREDLRQRITDFDKYLISGDARRKEPKKFGGPGARRRKQKSYR, from the coding sequence ATGACAACACCAAAGACTGAAATCTATTTTGCAACTAGAAAAACATCTAGTGCACATGTATACATTACAAAAGGACGTGGTAAAATTAGAATTAACAATATACCAATTGAGATGATTCCTCAAGAAACTGCTCGAGAGGTCATGTTAGCTCCATTGGAAATTACTGGAGACTTGAGAGATAAAATAGACATTTCAGTCAGGGTAAGAGGCGGTGGATTCATGGGACAGGCTAGTGCAACAGCTACTGGCATCTCAAGAGCACTTACAGGTTGGACTAAATCTAAAAAAGATCCAAAAGACCATCCATTCCCAAAATCAACAAGAGAGGATCTTAGGCAAAGAATTACAGATTTTGACAAATATCTGATTAGCGGGGATGCCAGAAGAAAAGAACCAAAGAAATTTGGCGGACCTGGCGCAAGAAGAAGAAAGCAAAAATCATACCGTTAG
- the rplM gene encoding 50S ribosomal protein L13 → MASQENIVSTDKPIVVDATDHIAGRLSSNVAKLLLNGNRVSIVNCEKIMLSGTRTNIIYHYRKFLEVNSVIHPKHGPVHARRPDTMMTRMVRGMLPKKKPSGLLAHKRLRTYIGSPRELSGFEKIQFKQAKITKSAANYTTIGDIAKIIGWTE, encoded by the coding sequence TTGGCTAGTCAAGAAAATATCGTATCAACAGACAAACCAATTGTAGTTGATGCTACAGATCATATTGCAGGAAGACTATCATCGAATGTTGCTAAATTATTGTTAAATGGAAACAGAGTTTCAATTGTAAATTGTGAAAAAATTATGCTAAGTGGAACAAGAACAAACATAATTTATCATTACAGGAAATTTTTAGAGGTAAACAGTGTCATTCATCCAAAACACGGTCCGGTACATGCAAGAAGACCAGACACAATGATGACAAGAATGGTACGAGGTATGCTACCAAAGAAAAAACCATCTGGATTATTAGCACATAAAAGACTAAGAACATACATTGGTTCACCAAGAGAACTAAGTGGATTTGAAAAAATTCAATTCAAACAAGCAAAAATTACAAAATCTGCAGCAAACTATACAACCATTGGTGATATTGCAAAAATAATTGGGTGGACTGAATGA